In Longimicrobium sp., the genomic window TGCACCTGCTCGGCGGCACTCCCCTGGAACTTCGCCAGCGCGAAGACGTGCCGCACGAAGTACGAGTTGCGCCCCACCACCTCCTCCAGCCCGAAGTGCTTCGCCAGCACCGACTGCAGCTCCACCCAGCGGCCCACGCCCTCCGGCGACAGCATGGTGCGGATGTGCACGCCGCCGGGGTGCATCCTGTACTCCGCGAGCGGCTCGGCCACCGCGCGCACCGGGGCCAGCAGCGCCGCGCCCAGCGTCAGGTAGAAGTCGGCCGCGGCGCGGAAGTGCTTGATGGGCATCGGCACGAGCTGGCGGAAGACGTCGGCGCGGATGATCACGCCGGACGTCGCGGGGGCCGCCACGCGCGAGGTCTTGCGGATCTGCTCGCGCAGGTCGCCCTCGGAGAGCTTCGCGTGTTTTGGCCGTACGTCGCCCGTGCGGCGGCCCTGCGAGTCGATCACGTAGAGCGGGTGGATGATCATCCCCGCATCGGGGCTCTCGGCGGCGACCTGCGCGATCGTGGCGAGCTTGTGCGGAAGCCAGAGGTCGTCCGAGTCCAGCAGCGCGATGTAACGCCCGGTGCAGAGGCCGAAGCCGTGCTCCACCGCGGCGGACTGGCCGCTGTTCGGTATGGTGTCCAGGACGGCGCGGTTCGGGTGCGACGCGCGGAAGCGTTCAATCCAGCCCGACACCCGCGCCTCGGTGTCGTCGGTGGAGCCGTCGTTCACCACCACGATCTCGTAGTCGGCGCGGCTCTGCGCGGCCACGGTGTCCAGCGTCGCAAGCACGTACTCCGCCTGGTTGTAGCTGGCGATGAGCACGGAAAACGTCGGCCCCGCTCCCTCCTCGGGCACGCTCATCGGCGGGCGCCGGCGTGGGCGTACACGGGGGCGGGCGCCGGGGCCGGCTCAGCGACGGCGCGCGTCTCGGCGGCGGGGCGGCGCAGGATCCAGGAGCACACCGTCGCGGCGTACAGCACCCAGAAGAGGTTGTGCCGCGCGCCCAGGCCGCTCTCCGTCATGTTGTAGAGGAGCAGGTAGCTGAGGAAGAGGATCGGCCAAAGGGCGAGCGCATCGTGCGTGGAGCGCAGCAGCTTCACTCCGCGCACCGCCGCCACCGCGAACCCCACCAGGAAGAGGCCGACGCCTATCAGGCCGACCTGCAGCGCGAGATCGAGGAAGCCGTTGTGCGCGTGCGGCGTCTCCCACTCCAGCACCCGCGCCACGTCGCGGGCGGGGCTGTTGGGGCCCGGCACCCAGAAGGCGCTGTAGCCGTAGCCGAGCCCCGCGCGCCGCATGATCATGTCCCACACCACTTCCCACATCGGCGTGCGGCCGGTGAGCGTGGGGTCCTTGCCCATCGCCGTCAGCAGCCCCTCGGCCTTGGCGGCCAGCCAGAGCGCCATGCTGCCGCCCACCATCACGCACGCGATCAGAAAGGGCACGGCCAGCGTGAAGTGCCAGCGCAGCGAGCGAAAGAGGACGGCCAGCAGCCCCATGCTCATCAGGACGACGAGCGCCGTCTTGGAGGTGGAGGCGAGCACCAGCGCCGCGCACAGCGCCGCGCCGCACGTCCCCACCCAGCGCCGGCGGCCGAGCGAGGGGCGCAGCACCATGAAGACGACCGTCCCCAGCACCATCACCTGGCCCAGCGTGTTCTTTTGCGGATAGACGCCGCGCCACGCCCCCGCGTGCACGTCCGAATGCACGCCGTACGCGGGAAGGGCGATGGAGAAGACGACGGACATGACCGCGGCGATCCCCAGCGCGGCGGCGAGCAGCTTCAGCAGCGTGCGCGTGTCGTAGCGCGCCGCCAGGTACACGCCGAACAGCGTCGTCAGCACCCATGCCGCGCCGCGCCGCTGGGTGACGTCCGGCGCCACCGACCACAGGGTGGAGACGACGCCGAGGCCGACCAGCGCCATCGTCCACACGTTGCGCATGGCGGCTGTGAACACCTCACGCCAGTGCACCAGGATCCAGGGGAAGAGTACGATGTAGACGGAGGTGTACACCGTCCGCAGCGTTGCATTCTCGGCCGTGGGATCGGACTCCACGCCCGCCATCATGGGGGCCAGCGCGGTGGAGAAGAGGAAGAGCCCCGCCACCACGATCGCCGCCTCGGCGCGGTCGAGCACGGCGCGGGCCGCGTCGTGCAGCGCCGCCTGCCGCGGGTGGCGGGGGCGCGCGGGCGCAAAGGACGGCTGCAGCCTAGTTGCCATGGGTCACCCGGTACTCGTCGTACTTCAGCCCCACCAGCCCGGTGAGGTTCCCCGTGCCGAAGCACACGTACCAGAGCGACCTCACCACCATGTGGCGCCCCATGATCCACGAGAAGGGGAGCATCGCCATCCCAATCCCCACGCGCGCCAGCCCCTTGGCCGCGCGCATGGTGGTGGCGCGCACGCCGGGGTCCAGCTCGCGCTCGCAGAGGCTCCAGGTGTTGGCGCCGCGATAGATGCGCATCAGCACCCAGCGGGCGTTGGCGCGGCTCGCGGGGATCCACTCGTGCGCCAGCGCCTCGTCCGCCCACACCATCCTGCACCCCGCGCGGTGCAGGCGCAGGAAGAGGTGCGTGTCCTCGCCGCCGGTGAGGGCGAAGCGCGCGTCGAAGGGTGCATCGAAACGTTCCAGTGCGGCCAGGCGGATCAGCACGTTCCCCGTCCCCGGGTCACGCACGGGCGTGCCGGTGGGGCGGCGGGGATCGACGAAGAAGCCGCCCCTGCGCACCCACTCCGGCGGCTCGCTCTCGAAATGCCTCGTCACCGGGCCGGCGACCACGTCGGCGTCGTTGGCGCCCTGCGCGTGGAGGAGCTCGTCCAGCCAGTTGGGCTCGGGCGCCTCGTCGTCGTCGATGAACGCGACGAAGTCCGCCACCTCGCGCGCCACCGTGATCGCGCGGTTGCGCGCGAAGGAGATCCCGCGCTGCATCTCGCTCTCGTAGCGCAGCGGCCAGGGGAGGCGGGGGCGCATCTCGTCGCAGACGGCGGCGGCGCTGTCGGGGGCGTTGTCCACCACCACCACCACGACCTCCGGGGGCGTGACGCGCGAGAACGTCAGCCCGGCGATCGCCTCCAGGCACCGGCGGAGGCCCACCGGGCGCTGAAAGGTGGCCACGCAGATCGCCACCCGCTGTGCCGGACCCGCGACGGCCTGCTGCACCGCTACACCCCCACGGTGGCGCGCGCTTCCATCCAGTCGAGCATCGCCTCCTGCAGGTCGAACTCGCCGCGCTGCACCTCCGGCACCTCGCCCGCTTCCACGCAGCGCAGCAGCTCGGGGAGCATGCGGTAGTAGCGCTCGCTGCGCACGGGCGGGTGCAGCGACCACATCCCCGGCTCCTGCCCCAGGAAGTCGACGCGGCGCAGCGTCCGCTCCGTCATCATGCGGCTGACGGTCTCCTCAATGCACTCGTGGGTGGTGTG contains:
- a CDS encoding glycosyltransferase, yielding MSVPEEGAGPTFSVLIASYNQAEYVLATLDTVAAQSRADYEIVVVNDGSTDDTEARVSGWIERFRASHPNRAVLDTIPNSGQSAAVEHGFGLCTGRYIALLDSDDLWLPHKLATIAQVAAESPDAGMIIHPLYVIDSQGRRTGDVRPKHAKLSEGDLREQIRKTSRVAAPATSGVIIRADVFRQLVPMPIKHFRAAADFYLTLGAALLAPVRAVAEPLAEYRMHPGGVHIRTMLSPEGVGRWVELQSVLAKHFGLEEVVGRNSYFVRHVFALAKFQGSAAEQVHSYSQLTRATWIDGTFGVRQKLLFTAYWTACLVSPRPVFSRLWRTFQMKQTGFDKIGLAPERA
- a CDS encoding O-antigen ligase: MATRLQPSFAPARPRHPRQAALHDAARAVLDRAEAAIVVAGLFLFSTALAPMMAGVESDPTAENATLRTVYTSVYIVLFPWILVHWREVFTAAMRNVWTMALVGLGVVSTLWSVAPDVTQRRGAAWVLTTLFGVYLAARYDTRTLLKLLAAALGIAAVMSVVFSIALPAYGVHSDVHAGAWRGVYPQKNTLGQVMVLGTVVFMVLRPSLGRRRWVGTCGAALCAALVLASTSKTALVVLMSMGLLAVLFRSLRWHFTLAVPFLIACVMVGGSMALWLAAKAEGLLTAMGKDPTLTGRTPMWEVVWDMIMRRAGLGYGYSAFWVPGPNSPARDVARVLEWETPHAHNGFLDLALQVGLIGVGLFLVGFAVAAVRGVKLLRSTHDALALWPILFLSYLLLYNMTESGLGARHNLFWVLYAATVCSWILRRPAAETRAVAEPAPAPAPVYAHAGARR
- a CDS encoding glycosyltransferase; its protein translation is MQQAVAGPAQRVAICVATFQRPVGLRRCLEAIAGLTFSRVTPPEVVVVVVDNAPDSAAAVCDEMRPRLPWPLRYESEMQRGISFARNRAITVAREVADFVAFIDDDEAPEPNWLDELLHAQGANDADVVAGPVTRHFESEPPEWVRRGGFFVDPRRPTGTPVRDPGTGNVLIRLAALERFDAPFDARFALTGGEDTHLFLRLHRAGCRMVWADEALAHEWIPASRANARWVLMRIYRGANTWSLCERELDPGVRATTMRAAKGLARVGIGMAMLPFSWIMGRHMVVRSLWYVCFGTGNLTGLVGLKYDEYRVTHGN